The genome window CATCCATTTCGATACCGCTGCATTAGTTGAAATAGCAAGCAATAATGACTTTGATATTTTCAATCGATGTTGAATTAGTTTTGCATCCTCTTTTGTTACATTTGATCTATCTAAATGAGAATCAACAATCCAATCAACATATACAGAATAACCTTCGTTTGTTAATTCAATATAAAGGCCTTCAACTTCTTCTTTGTCAAGAAAACTGTGAGAAAGAAAAATATCAAAACTCGTATGATTTTTTTTACTTTCATTTAGTATTTGATTACTGAAAAGAACAGTTTTCCTTTTCGAAAGGTTTTTAAGATATGCACTTGTGTATATTTCCATTACTTAATATTTTTAAAGTGTCTGACCCAGCTATTAATAATTTCAACAATTTCTGATGATAATTTTTTTTGCATTTTTTTTAATTCAAATTCGAAAACGAAAGAATCACTTATTTGCGCATCTAATATTCCTTCAGGATAGACTTTGTCTTCTCTTAAGATTAAAATGGGTAAACAAGCTTGGTAAGCCATTCCTGCTTCAATTTGAATCCAAGGAGAGGAAGTATATTTATGAATTAATTCTTTAGAATTTTTTGAAAATTCTTTTTCATATCCAATATAACTGTGATGTCTTTCTAGTCCAATAACTATAGCTGCAACACAAGTATCCATAATTTCTTTAATAGGTTTTAATGGACTTCTAAAATTCCAATTATTTTTACCCAAGTTGGTTGGATTCAATCCGTGTTTTTTTAATTCAAGCTCTATTAGTAAAAGAAAATTCTCTTGATACTTATTGTAAGGTGTTGGATGTGATATAAAAACATTGGTATCTTTATTCATATTTGTTTATACTAATAAGCCTGTTACTTCAAATTTTGTTTCGTTATTAAATTTTTCCTCTTCAAAACTTCTAATCTGCACTTCTTCTAATTTTAAAATTGTTGGTTTAATATTCTCATGACGATCGATTGCATCTTGAAATTTTAATTTTGTTAATTCTTCAATTAAAGTGACTGAAACTTGGTAGTTTTCATCTTCTTTAAATTCAAGAAATGGTTTTAATGATGATTTCTTTTCAACTATGTCAAAATCTCGGAAACCTATCTCATCAATTAAATCGTCATTTCTCAATGGATTTATTTGTCCCATTAAAAAGCCTGCTCTATAGAGATTACCATCATCTTTTAAATAATAAATAACTTTCCAAAATAAAATTGGAATTTTAAATATAGTATTGTCATGAAGTCTTACTTTAAATTCAGGGTCTAAAGTGTCTAAAACAGGACCAGTAAAAACAGATACTTTAGCAGGTTCAGTTACTCGTCCTTTAATGATAATAGCATTTTCTAAGTGTTTCCATAGCCCATTGTTTAGATTATCATGTTGAGGAACTGCGTTCGGATAATAGAAGGTGCTAATAGCGGCATTCTTAGCTTCCTCTTTATTACCATTCATATCCCATTGAACATCTTCTCTCTTAGTCATGTGTCCTTTTTCAATGGTTGCTGATTTTATAGTGTTAAATAAACTATAATCTTTTGTTGTTAGTTGTTCGTGATCGTTTATTCGACTATCTTT of Empedobacter falsenii contains these proteins:
- a CDS encoding DNA/RNA non-specific endonuclease — translated: MSGYDNKFINDNQVLELPDYSEYYSDLAINKENETPILDYIYYSVIQSKSRRVPIISASNIYRTEFEKIERSGSFKKDSRINDHEQLTTKDYSLFNTIKSATIEKGHMTKREDVQWDMNGNKEEAKNAAISTFYYPNAVPQHDNLNNGLWKHLENAIIIKGRVTEPAKVSVFTGPVLDTLDPEFKVRLHDNTIFKIPILFWKVIYYLKDDGNLYRAGFLMGQINPLRNDDLIDEIGFRDFDIVEKKSSLKPFLEFKEDENYQVSVTLIEELTKLKFQDAIDRHENIKPTILKLEEVQIRSFEEEKFNNETKFEVTGLLV
- a CDS encoding toll/interleukin-1 receptor domain-containing protein, encoding MEIYTSAYLKNLSKRKTVLFSNQILNESKKNHTSFDIFLSHSFLDKEEVEGLYIELTNEGYSVYVDWIVDSHLDRSNVTKEDAKLIQHRLKISKSLLLAISTNAAVSKWMPWELGYVDGNTSNCAIIPVSKSSNAPSSYVGTEYLSLYPFIKKVQTIGLGKKLFVIEDSLKYTIFDDWLKNGERPKKQTINIF